Genomic DNA from Cydia fagiglandana chromosome 19, ilCydFagi1.1, whole genome shotgun sequence:
ACATAACGTCAATGACGTCACTGACGTCACACGACGTCGCTCACGCGTTGAAAGATGGCAGCGGCAATCAATTGGTCCTAGGTTTTAGCTCCTCATAGCACGCTCGGAGGTATATGAAGTTCTTCTTAGCTGGGTTGAAATGCTCGTGGCCCTGCAACACGAGAACGGTCAAGGATATagctatagggggcagcacaggagccggcaaatttttggcgcgaggcgtaaatcaatctaatagcaggcgtggctcactccgcgatttcgtcgctttgctacaggtagctaaaagtacatccgttccacactaattttggtggctagccataagccgcgcgtggcgctgtcgccacctagcggccatatctgtgctggtcgtaacagacgcgttttgttagagagtgagtcttctgtacttagtactattatttattctgtgacccagtgtcaaattgtactggtaaccatagtagctccaggtttaaccggttaaccccgggttagtggaatggtgcaagcggGCCTAAGCGTTACTATTTGAAGTATGTACATACCTTGGACCAGTCGTAGCCGACGGCGTACGCGAATATCTGTCCGTTGTGGTTGAAGGCGGCGCGCGTTAGCGGCTGCTCAAGCAGCTCTGACGACTTTAGCTTCGTGCGGGCGTCCTACAacatatattcatattcattgtGGCTTTCTATcacagaagggtccttatgcatCAAGTGCGAGAAGGTCCTTTTTATCTGAAATCGCTACATAAATTTTGATAGAAAGGTCCTCATTGcacatgaagcataaggacccttctctgatggaaagccacaattaTGTGCCCAGTCAGGTAACTCCTATTAGAATATCACTGATTTAGGAGAGCTTTGAGCAAACCATTTGGAGTCCAAGTTAAACATGAAAAGAAATACAGTCAAGCGCGTGACGTACCAcgcatatacctatataaatagtagattgttaaccaagagatgaaaggcactcatttctgccgaagtagtttggcgctcggacgcagtgagagcgccaatagtccgaggctgaaatgatgcctttcacccgagttaataCCTTGTCCCAGAAGGAGAAGGATCCATCGGAGCCCACGGTCGCCAGGGTGCCGTGCACGGGGTGGAAGGCGATGTCGTTCACTGCGTAGATGTCCTGGGGACATGgttcatatatgtatattaatttcttttactaTTTATCATTGACACAATTTAAATACGTTAGATTATTACGCTACATTATTTTTCGGGCCTGATTTCTTGGATAGGATGGTAGAAGAAAGTTAGGACGTTTAGGGAAAGGGTACCGACACGAGAAATAGGGCCCGAGACATAATGTACCTACTCATTACAGTACTAGTTACAAAATTTGACTGTCATACCAACTTTATTGACTGGCATTGTACTCTATAACATTAGTATTTAAgttgtacaacgggacttaatcgcgtatttaagttttaagatttacctccgacgttacCGACAACGCAGACCTCGAcgcgtcggaggtaaatcttaaaacttaaattcgcgattaagtcccgttgtacaattgaataatgtgtaaaaattgtgaaagtttaaatcagtgattAGTTTTAAAGCTTTACTACTAACAGTTACATGGGTCATGCCTGAAttaaatgattatttaatttaattgcgcgtcgactgtacaaagacttgtcggcgcgcttaatagaggcttctggtgacgaGAGGggtggccactatttcgcccagcgtattagcatcgctatacagcggggaaatacggccagccttctgggcaccttgcccgttgacggcgatcggcagcaaattttttatctatagttttgtaagttttattatgtttgtttatttatttctgtttttatgaataaataatatttattttctccaatatgctcggaaatgttcaccttactgtagcaaaaatagtacgggaagttcttcgttaatgtcaaactctaactaaaaaacatcaaactatcgctgtcctgttctagcggacgggaagtaaaaaaacactacagtaataacttattactgtagtgttttttactttttaataataaaaaacgcaaacagccaattattattgccgcgagccgcttctacacgacccgatcagctatcatttcacgtgtatgatcgtgcgaatactgcttaataaaatcaaagataataatctttatatttttttttaatctcatccgtgttcataaagcttacatagtttgtcaaaggactttctcagttcaaacatagacaaagagaatcatactatctttgtcttacactagtactagcacccaaaagaaaaggatgggtgtagttttcctggttcttactgactgaaaagttggtttgacaaactatattgcgcaattatattgaatgaacgaatattgaatggtactgaatggcagaataagtttgtgcctttaacttttaaaaattaattaaagagggaaattgtttttgacattttggatgtgaaggtttgatttgagtgatgcttgatacttaaataataattattttagcttatttcctcgcatgtttggagaaaagcactatatatgcctcggcaggaatagcaattcgtggattcgtcttctttgtcggactccgcttcgcgtcgtccgacaaaatcgaaactcatccacgaattgccctttcccggcctctgcaataatgtactattaatttcattaaataaatacctgaTATCCACCAGTGGTCCCCGCCGACCGGTGACACTTGAACGTGAAGTTATCCTTCGGGTTGGTCGGGTTGACATACTGTATGGCCACCCTGCCCTCTACCGAACCCAGTGCGAACCCAGCCGGTTGCTTGGTCTTCTTGTCCTAAACgaaagtaaataaattaagtttcaccatcatcatcttagcaataagacgtccactgctgaacacaggcctcccccttggacctccattcgtaccggttggaagcgacccgcatccagcgtcttccggcggccttaacaaggtcgtccgtccatcttgtgggtggacgtcctcgctgcgcttgctagtccgtggtctccactcgagcactttccgaccccatcggccatcttctctgcgcgcaatgtggcctgcccattgccacttcagcttgctaaatTAAGTTTAGTACATATAGTAAACAGTACATTACCACAACATGGAAATCCATGAAAGAGgtatatgttcagcagtggacgcaaATATGCTGAGAAAAAGAAGAAGAGTACATTACCAAGTAagacgacgcaacggagccatGCTGTTatgtcgtcgcccaaatctaatgtttaatttgtctttggtttttatttgtagtatttttgttgttttcatTTACATCATCTGttactatcacggttcatgagatacagcctgatgacagacagacagacgtacagacggacagtggagtcttagtaatagggtcccgttttgaccctttgggtacggaaccacagactaaataatagtacagaagactcactctctaacaaaacgcgtctgttacgatcaggacagacatggccgctaggtggcgacagcgtcacgcgcggcttatggctagccaccaaaattggtgtggaatggatgtacttttagctacctgtagcaaagcgacgaaatcgcggagtgagccacgcctgccagcaGCTAGAGTATGTACAGCGCCTGGATAAAATCTAATACCAATTCGAGCATAATATGCTTCattgtttacaccaattaactttttccatttttccACCTCCCTTTTTCACCCTCcttaaaaactatcctatggaTTAACCTTGAAGATGGCGATGCAGCGATGCTGGTGCTTCAACGGGGACTCGACCCTCTTGAACTCGGCGGGCTTGCCCTCCAGCGTGTACAGGCAGATGCCGCGGTCCGCCGTGCCCGCCACCGCCAGCGGGTAGTCCTGCCAACAATGAGTGTTTACCTTGAAGATGGCGATGCAGCGATGCTAGTGCTTCAACGGGGACTCGACCCTCTTGAACTCGGCGGGCTTGCCCTCCAGCGTGTACAGGCAGATGCCGCGGTCCGCCGTGCCCACCACCGCCAGCGGGTAGTCCTGCCAACAATGAGTGTTTACCTTGAAGATGGCGATGCAGCGATGCTGGTGCTTGAACGGGGACTCGACCCTCTTGAACTCGGCGGGCTTGCCCTCCAGCGTGTACAGGCAGATGCCGCGGTCCGCCGTGCCCGCCACCGCCAGCGGGTAGTCCTGCCAACAATGAGTGTTTACCTTGAAGATGGCGATGCAGCGATGCTGGTGCTTGAACGGGGACTCGACCCTCTTGAACTCGGCGGGCTTGCCCTCCAGCGTGTACAGGCAGATGCCGCGGTCCGCCGTGCCCGCCACCGCCAGCGGGTAGTCCTGCCAACAATGAGTGTTTACCTTGAAGATGGCGATGCAGCGATGCTGGTGCTTCAGCGGGGACTCGACCCTCTTGAACTCGGCGGGCTTGCCCTCCAGCGTGTACAGGCAGATGCCGCGGTCCGCCGTGCCCACCACCGCCAGCGGGTAGTCCTGCCAACAAAGAGTGTTTACCTTGAAGATGGCGATGCAGCGATGCTGGTGCTTCAGCGGGGACTCGACCCTCTTGAACTCGGCGGGCTTGCCCTCCAGCGTGTACAGGCAGATGCCGCGGTCCGCCGTGCCCGCCACCGCCAGCGGGTAGTCCTGCCAACAATGAGTGTTTACCTTGAAGATGGCGATGCAGCGATGCTGGTGCTTCAGCGGGGACTCGACCCTCTTGAACTCGGCGGGCTTGCCCTCCAGCGTGTACAGGCAGATGCCGCGGTCCGCCGTGCCCACCACCGCCATCGGGTAGTCCTGGGGACAATCATACATCGGGCTTTTTGGTGTTGCTCCTCGGTCCTCGggccatagagaaaaaaaagcggccaagtgcgagttggactcgcccatgaagggttccgtaacagcaagtaacataataaaattgcggtttacggtttatgacgtattaaaaaaaaacaacttaccaaatcttgttcaaaccaattttcggtggaagtttgcatggtaatgtacatcatatattttttttagttttatcattctcttaatttagaagttacagggggggacacacattttaccactttggaagtgtctttcgcgcaaactattcagtttaaaagaaaatgatattagaaacctatgataccccacacgtatgggtttgatgaaaaaaaaaatttgagtttcagttctatgtatggggaaccctaaaatagtacatttcgatgctagtgcggaaggtatgtcattacttcacgagtaccgagatatcttgccacgagccgcaggcgagtggcaagactcgggacgagtgaagaatgacatttccgcacgtgtatcgaacgacgttttttaatacagttgcgaaaaaataagaaaaacattgttaatcgtacactaaacaaaagtggtaacagtgacagctcggttagacgtcgtctttaagtatattatatctatgggcgtttgacagctattccgttccattcagtcaacttattaagaacggaattttcaatattgaatatcaaaaattaaacgtgttataatgatgaagaggt
This window encodes:
- the LOC134673909 gene encoding protein Rae1; the protein is MFNQMTAAGGNPNKDLEVASPPDDTVSALEFSPPSVPQTFLIAGSWDCRVRCWEVEASGKTVPKAAQGMDGPILDVAWHDDGSKVFMASTDKSVKCWDLAANQTIQVAAHDAPVKTCHWVKAPNYTCLMTASWDKTLKFWDTRSSQPIMSMNLSERCYCADVDYPMAVVGTADRGICLYTLEGKPAEFKRVESPLKHQHRCIAIFKDKKTKQPAGFALGSVEGRVAIQYVNPTNPKDNFTFKCHRSAGTTGGYQDIYAVNDIAFHPVHGTLATVGSDGSFSFWDKDARTKLKSSELLEQPLTRAAFNHNGQIFAYAVGYDWSKGHEHFNPAKKNFIYLRACYEELKPRTN